The segment GTGACCGCGTGCAGCAGGTTGCCGGTGCCGACGACCTCGATCCGGTCGCCGTGCCGGTTGATCCGGGTCACCTCGGGCAGCGCGGTGAGCAGCGCGTCCTCGATCGGGGCGGACGGGCGGAACCGGATCGTCTGGTCCGCGGTGGCGGTCTGCTCGACCAGGCCGGCCGGGGTGTTCAGAGCGACCACCTCGCCGCGGTCGATCACCGCGATCCGGTCGCAGAGCCGCTCGGCCTCCTCCATGAAGTGGGTGACCAGCAGCAGGGTGACGCCCCGGTCCCGGACCCCGGAGATCAGTTCCCAGGTGTCCCGGCGGGCCTGCGGGTCGAGGCCGGTGGTCAGCTCGTCGAGGATCGCGACCTTGGGGTTGCCGATGAGGGCCAGCGCGATCGACAGCCGCTGCTTCTGGCCGCCGGAGAGCTTGCCGAAGTAGGTCTTCAGTTTCTCGTCGAGACCCAGGTCGGCGGCGAGCTCCCGCCAGTCCGCCGGGTTCGGGTAGAAGGCGCTGTACAGCTCCAGCACCTCGCGGACGGTCAGCTTCTCCTGCAGCTCGCTCTCCTGCAGCTGCACGCCGACCTCCGCGCGCAGGGCCCGGTCGCGCGGCTCACGGCCCAGCACGGTGATCGTGCCGGAGTCCGGCGTACGCAGCCCCGAGATGCACTCGACCGTGGTGGTCTTACCGGCCCCGTTCGGCCCGAGGATCCCGAAGATCTCGCCGGCCTCGACCGTGAAGGAGACGTCCCGGACGGCGACCGTCTCGCCGTACCTCTTGCTGAGGTTCTTGACTTCGATGACTGGCATGCATCCAGCGTCACGGATGCACCCCGGTGCCCGAATCGACCAGCGAGAGATCCCGGCGATCCACCGATCGGTGGATGCCCGGCTCCACCGGTGTCTAGGCCACCGCCTCCGTGCTCGCCTCGACGCTGCTGCTCGTACGCCGCAGGCTGGAGTAGATCGAGCCGACCTGAGCGGCCACCCGCTTCCAGGAGTACGCCTGCCGGGCCCGGTCCAGCGCCGCGGTGGCGTAGGTGAACCGGCGCACCTTGTCGTTCACCAGCCGGCGCAGCGCGCCGCCCATGGCACGCGGGTCGCGCGCCGGGACGAGATCCCCGGTCAGGCCGTCCACGACCGTCTCGGTGAGCGCGCCCTCCGCAGTGCCGATGATCGGTACGCCGCACGCCATCGCCTCGAGCGCGGAGTGCTCCTCCCACGGGTTGCCGACGAGCAGATCAGCGGACCGGTACCAGCTCGGCATGTCGTTGCGCGGCACGGCGCCGACCAGCTTGAACCGGTCCGCCACCTGGAACTGCTCGGCCATCGCCCGCAGCGCCTTCGCACCCGGGTCGCCGGGCAGCTGCTCCGGCGACGGCCCACCGACCACGATCATCTCGGCGCCCGGGACGTAGCGCATCGCCTGGATGACGTCGCCGAACCCTTTGCGCTCGACCAGCTTGCCGACGGACAGGATGCGGGGGCGTTCCGGGTCCCGCGGCACGGACGGGCCCTCCGGGGTGAACCGGTCGCTGTTCACGCCGGACGGGACGACCGACAGCCGCGCCCGGGGGACACCGATGCGCACGAGTCCGCGTACCTCGTCCTGGGTCTGTGCGACGACCCGGTCCACCGCGCGGCCGAGCGCGCGCTCGTAGCCGGACCGGGACGGGCCCTGCGGATTCTTCCCGTGCGGCTCCACCGCGCCCAGCTCATGGAAGGACTGCACCACCGGGATGCCGATCTGGCGTGCCGCGGTGACCGCGGCGAGGCCGCTGGTCCAGAAGTGGGCGTGCGCGACCTCCGGGGCCCAGTCGCTGTCGCGCCACTGCTCGCTGAGCACCCGCGCGAACTCGCCCATGTGGGGCAGCAGAAGGTCTTCCGGGACCGGCTGGGCCGGTCCGGCGGCGACGTGGACCACGCGCACGCCGCTCGGGGTGAGCACCACCTCGGCGGCATCCGGGTCGTCACGCCGGGTGTAGACGCGAACGTCGTGCCCGAGCTCGACCAACGCCTCGGAGAGCTCGGCGACGTGGGCGTGCTGATCGCCGGAGCCGAGCGGGCTGGCCTGCTCGGAGATCATCGCAATTCGCACGGGGTCTCCTCCAGCCGGGATACGAATACGCGGTGCCAGTTGCCGGTAGGCCCCTGGCGTAAACATGCGTCCGCAGGGTATGTGCCGGTCGTGGCGAGAGTTACGCGTACCGTTCAGGCCCCACCCGATCGAGTCTTCGAGGTCCTGGCCGACGGCTGGACCTACAGCGACTGGGTCGTGGGCACCGTCCATATCCGTGATGTGGAGCCGTCCTGGCCGCAACCCGGGTCGAAGCTGCACCACAAGGCCGGCCCGTGGCCGCTGTCGCTGCACGACTCGTCGACGGTGCTCATCTGCGAGCCCGGCCGGCGACTGAAGCTCAACGCCGGCCTGTGGCCGCTGGGCGCCGCGGTGGTCGACATCCTCCTCGAACCGGCCGGCGAGTCCGCCACCCGGGTGATCATCGAGGAGGATTTCGAGGAGGGTCCGCTGCGCTGGGCCAGGAACAAGCTCAACGACCTGGTCCTGCACCAGCGCAACGTGGAGACTCTGCGCCGCCTGGCCGACATCGTCGAGCGGGACCGCGAGACTCAGCGGTAGATCGCACGGTGCGCGCCGCTGATCACCGCCCGGTACAGCCCGCCGGTCAGCGCGCGGTCCCGGGCGATCGCCGCCCGCGCTGCGTTGGCGCCCGGCGCCCCGTGCACGCCACCACCCGGGTGCGCCGACGCGCTGCCCAGGAAGAGCCGGTCGACCGGGGTGTCCGGGCGGCCCAGGCCGGGGACCGGGCGCAGGAACAGCTGCTGGTACGCCGCTGCCGTACCGCCGCCGAGCGCCCCGCCGACCAGTGACGGGTTCTCCCGCTCCAGGTCGGCCGGGGAGAACACGTTGCGGGCCTCCACCTGGCTGCGGAATCCGGGCGCGTGCTCCTCGACGACGGCCTCCATCCGCTGCACGTGCTCGTCGATCTCCTCCGCCTTCCAGGACCGGCGGTGCGGCAGGTGGGTGTACGCCCACACCGACTCGGTCCCCTCCGGCGAATGCGTCGGATCGGCCGTGGTCATCTGCCCGAGCAGCAGGAACGGGTGGTCGGGCAGCTCGTCGGTGGCGAGCCGGGCCGAATAGCGGGTCAGCCCGTTCAGATCCGCGCCGAGATGCACCGTGCCGGCCCCGGCCGCGGCCGGATTCCGCCACGGCATCCGGGTCCGCACCGCCCAGTCGACCTTGACGGTCGCGCCGTCCCAGCGGAAATGCGCCAGATCCTCCACGAACCTCGACGGCAGCCAGCGTTCGCCGACCATGTCCAGGAACAGCGCCGGGGCGGGCACGTCGGCGATCACCGCACGCCGGGCCCGCCAGTCCCGGCCGTCAGCGGTCCGCACCCCCATCGCCTGCCCGCGGGCCACCAGGACCCGGCTGACCGGCGCGTTGTAGACGATCTCCCCGGGGAATCGCTTCACCAGCGCCGACGTGATCTCCTGAGCGCCGCCGACCGGGACCGGCCAGCCGAACTCCTGACCGAGCATGGCGAGCAGCCAGCCGTACACGCCGCCGCCCGCCTCCTCCGGCGACAGGTCGGTGTGCAGGGCACAGCCGGCCAGGGCCAGTTTCGCGCCCTCGCCCTCGAAGAGTTCGGCGCCGATCTCGCGTACCGACAGAACCAGGCGCCGGGCCAGCCGCAGCGCACCGGAGACGCGCAGCTGGCGGGCCAGGCCGAGACCGGCGCGGACCGGCGGGAACGGGGTGAACAGTGTGTCCAGCATCGGGCCGGAGACGTCGCGCCAGTCCTGGTACGCCTGCCGCCAGCGCTCGCCGTCACCGGCCGCGAACTGCTCCATCGACTCCATCGTCTTCGCCAGATCCCGGTTGACGGTGGCGGCCCGGCCGTCCGGGAGCAGGTGGGTGAACACGTCCGGGGCGTGCGTCCAGCGCAGACCCTGCTCGCCGAGCTGCAGCGCCTTCATCACCGGTGAGGCGTACCCGAGCGGATAGAAGGAGCTGAACAGGTCGGACAGGTAGCCCGGGGCGGTCACGAAGCCGGAACGGACCGCGCCGCCGGGCTGCGGCGTGGCCTCCAGCACCCGCACCGACCACCCCGCATCGGCCAGCAGATTCGCCGCCACCAATCCGTTGTGCCCGGCACCGACCACGATCGCATCCACAGTCTCCACAGCCGAACGCTACCCACGGAATCGCTGTTTACTCGCCCTACCTGGGGGCACCACTTCCATGCAGATCAAGGACGTGAAGGGAGAACCTCGTGAGTACCGTCACCGAGTTCGTTGATGTCAACGTCCCGGTACGCACCGCATACAACCAGTGGACCCAGTTCGAGGAGTTCCCCCGGTTCATGGAGGGTGTCCAGGAGATCAGCCAGATCGACGACACCCACACGCACTGGAAGACCGAGATCGCCGGTGTGAAGCGCGAGTTCGACGCCGAGATCACCGAACAGCTGCCCGACGAGCGGGTGGCCTGGCACGCGACCGGCGGCGAGAAGCAGGCCGGCGTGGTGACCTTCCACCGGCTCGACGACGACCACACCCGGGTCACCGTCCAGATGGACTTCGACCCGCAGGGCATCGTCGAAACCGCCGGCGACAAGCTCGGCATCCTGGACCGCCGGGTGAAGGGCGACCTGCACCGGTTCAAGGAGTTCATCGAGAGCCGCGGCGGCATCGAGACCGGCGCCTGGCGCGGCCAGGTGGACCGGCCCGGCAACTGATCGGGCACCCCAGCGAACGGCCGCCTCCGGGCGGCCGTTTCGCATGCCCGGGTCCGGGTACCCGATCACCCATGACTGATCGTGAGCACGACGGCGTCTGGCGCGACGAGGAGAAGCTTCCCCTCTCGGAACTCACCAAGGCGATGGCTACTTCGGACATCGACGGCCAGAACGACCCCAGCGACAACGACACCGGCCAGGAGCCGGCCGCGGCCGATGCGCGGCCGAGCACCACAGGCCGGACCGGCCCACATTAAAACCAATTATTGGTACGAGTGACGAAAAGTCCCGCCGGTTCGACGGCCCGCCAGGCACGTGGTGCGGGCCGCGACCCGGCCGCCGGGCTCACCCACCACTCCAGCTCACCCCAACCCGACCAGCGCCCCGCGAACCCCGGCTGACCGCCAGCGCTGCCTCAACGCCCCGCAAAACCCCGGCTGACCGCCAGCGCTGCCTCAGCGCCCCGCAGACAACCCTGCCCGTCAGCCCACCACCCGTGGCTGACCACCAGCGCTGCCTCAGCGCCCGCGACGACCCCGGCTGACCACCAGCGCTGCCTCAGCGCCCCGCAGACAACCCTGCCCGTCAGCCCACCACCCTTGGCTGACCACCAGCGCTGCCTCAGCGCCCGCGACAAACCCCGGCTGACCGCCAGCGCTGCCTCAGCGCCTCGCAGGCAGCATTGCCGGTCAGCCCGCCACACTCGGCTGGCTCTCAGTGCTGTTTCAGCTGCCCGGAGACGACCCTCAGCGCCAGCTGGACTTGATCAAGCTGCCGGGTCGGGGTGCTGGCCGACTGCGTTCCCAGCCCATGCCGGGCGCCCGCCGTCGCGCGTCCCGTGTTTGCCGCCGGGGCGGCGCAGGATCAGCCGGCCGAGTCCCCGTTCGGCACGGATCAGATAGCGGTCGGGAGCGCGGGCGAAACCCCGTTCCCGGAGAACGGTACCCGCGGCGGTGCCGTTGTTCGCCGACCACGGGGTGCGCACCGACCCGGCGCCCTCGTCGAACCGGATCCGGAACGGTGCAGCCGTCTCCGCGGTCAGCAGGGCAGTGCCGGTACCACCGAGGAACCGCACCGGCACCGTGCCGACCGGATCCGGCAGCCACAACTCGGCCAGCCCGGACGCGCCCAGATCGACCCGGCTGATCCGGCCGTTACGCAGATGCAGCTGCTGTTCCCCCGCACCCGCCGGGAGGCGAATGCCCCATCGGACGTCGCGGTTCAGCACGACCCGCACCTCGTTCGGGCCGTCCCAGCCGGTCTCCCGCAGCCGGACCACGACCCGCCCGCCCTGCCGCCGCACCACCGGCGCGACACCCGAATCGGGGGCGGTGCTGATCCGGTACAACAGGCCGGGGAGGGTCGCGAGCTGAACACGTACCCGGCTCGCTGCATCACCCAGAGTGAACGACGCCCGGTTCCGGTCGCCCAGCGGCCCGGCCACCACCCGGTCCGGCGCCTCCGGCGCCGGCTGCGGCAGCCGCGGCTCGGAGGCCGAGCAGGCAACCGCAACCACCGTCCCGACCAGCACGATCAAAACCGTGACGAACACGCTTGAGCGGCGGCGACGCAAGGCGGGGGGCACCATCGGACAACGAAGAATCGGCCGAACGGGTGACGGCGATCCGTCCTGATCGCGCCAGACTGTCCGAGTGCGATCTGCCGGTTTCCTCTCCGAACGTCAGCGCCGCTTCGCGTGGCTGGGCTTCCTGCTAGCCGCCTTCCAGGCCCCCTTGGCCGCGCGGCTGGTCGACGACGCTTCCTGGTTCTTCGCCATCGTGGTAGCCCTCGTCGTAGCCACGGTGATCATCGCGGACGACACCCAGCGCCGCCGCCCCGCCACCGTCGACTACCCGGAGTAATCGGGCAGCGCCTCATGCCCCGGCCGCCCATGGGTGCGCCGGCGCTCCTTCAGCTCCGCTTCGTAAAGGTGGCGCCGCCCCTGCGCGAGCTGATCCCGGGCGTCCCGCTCGAGGCTGCGAAACTCGGCGTAGTACCCGTCGTCGTAGGCCTCAACGATCTGGAACGTCCAGTGCCCCGGGATGACGTTGCGCCCGATCAGCTCCCGCTGGATGCGGTCGGCGACCTCAGTGTGCCCAGCCTGCATAAAGAGCGAGACGGCCTCATCCAGCATGAAGTCGGCGGTCCCGGTCAGCTGGTGCATCGAATACAGATGCCCCCGCACCCTCTCCACCGTCTCCAGTGCCTCACTGAGCTTCCCCAGCGCTTGCACAGTGAGGTCATCCAGCCCATCCGGCCGCTGATGCTCCCCGTCCGGCCCATCCCCCGGCCGCTGGTCCCCCTCCGGTCGCCCTTCCCCCGCGGACCCATCCGCCGGCCGCCGCTCCGCTCCCGATTGCCGCTCCCCAGCGGACCCGTCCGCCGGCCGCTGCTCCGCTCCCGGCTGCCGCTGCCCCGCGGGCCCGTCCGCCGGCCGCTGCTCCGCCTTCGACCCGGTCGGCGACTGCTGCTTCCCTCCAGACTTGTCCGCCGACCAGGGCTCTGACGCCGGCCGCTCTGGCGAATCCGGCCGTTGAAGCTCGCCGCCCGGGTCATCCAGGGTCTGCTGCGCCTCGCCCCCATCCGGCCGTTGGCCATCCGCCTTCCGCCGATCCGCATCGCCGGCGGTACCAGGCTTCGCCACCCCGTCTCCCCCTTCGCTGCTTCCCCGCTCATCCATGTGCCCGCCCGTTCCCCTAATCGCCACTTCATATCCCCGTTCGTCGCCATCTCACCCGCGCCCGCCGCCCAGCCAACGCCCTAGATCAAGGGAAAGGCCCGACCAAAAGCGAACCCGCCCGGCGCTTGACGAGGCCGAGCCCCTACCAGGCCGGCGCCGGACGAGGCCAAGCCCGAACCAGGCCGGCGCCGGCCCAGGCCAAGCTCCAGCCAGGCTGGCACCGGATCAGGCTGAGCTCCACCAGGCCGCTACCGGACCAGACTGAACCCCAACCAAGTCGGCACCGGCCTGGCTGAGCCCTAGCCAGGCCGGCGCTGGGCTTCGCCGAGCCCGAACCGGGCCGAGACCGACATCGAGCCGGGCGGCACGCCTAAATGCGGCGACCGACAGATACCGGACGACACCGGTTCACGGCATGGCCGAGATTCCGCTGAACCCCGCCGCGAAACCGGCAGCACCGGCGATCGCCGGAACCAACCTGCCCGCCCAGGGTCACCGCCGAACCGGTCGACACCAGCTACCGCCGCAACCAGACTGCGCGACCCAGTGCCGCCGCCGAACCGGCGGACACCAGCCGCCGTCGCGGCCGAGGGTGGACCGGGCGCCGCCGGGCCGGTGTCGGGTCCGGCTGTGCCGAGCTTGATCGGGCTTGGGCGGCCGGCTCGATGAAGTGATTTCGCAGGTTCCCGGTGGGGACGAGTTCAACCGGCCTGCAACGGTTCGGAGAACCGTTGGACACCCGACGGTCCATAACGTTTCTTCTCATGAATGGCCTGTTCAGCAACGCCGCCGCCCGCGCTGCTCAGCGCTCCGCCCACGCCTCGCTCGCCGACCTGACCGCCGCAGTCGGTGTCAGTGGTATCGCCGCCGCGCAGGAGAACCCCGGCCTGATGTCCGTGATCGACCAGCACGCCGCCGGCGTGCGGGACAGCCTCGAGGCCGACAGCCGGCCGCTGACCGCGATCCTGCTGGCCGCGTACGCCGAGGGTGTCCGCGACGCCGCCTTCCAGCACGGCTGGGCCGCACCCGAGGGCCCGATCGACTGGACCGAGAACGACTGGGTCCTGCGCCGCCTGCTCGCCGTCTGCATGCTGTCGCGCAGCCTGCCGGCGCCCCGCTGACTCTGAGCACCGCCCCGGCCTCCGCCGTCCGGGGAACCGCTCCCACCTGACCGTCACGGCCGCGAACCCGGCCATCCAGCACCCGAAACCGGCCGTATGGGGCCGGCACCGAACATCTCGCAGTCGGCTGTATGGGCCGGTGCCGGGATGTCCCGGTGCCGGCCCCACGTCATTTCCCGGGGCTACTTCCCGGCCGGGCCGCTGCTGGGACGGTTCCGGCCGGGCTCGGTGGGAGCTTCGTCGTCGGCGGTCTGCGTTCCCTCGGCCACGGGCAGGGGCACCACCTGCGTACGCTCCCCGTCGTCAGCCGGCTCGATCACCACGGAACGCTCCGTGCCGGGGATCCGGACGAGGCTCGACTCGCGCACGTCCGAACCAGAAGTGACCACC is part of the Actinoplanes sp. NBC_00393 genome and harbors:
- a CDS encoding ABC transporter ATP-binding protein, whose translation is MPVIEVKNLSKRYGETVAVRDVSFTVEAGEIFGILGPNGAGKTTTVECISGLRTPDSGTITVLGREPRDRALRAEVGVQLQESELQEKLTVREVLELYSAFYPNPADWRELAADLGLDEKLKTYFGKLSGGQKQRLSIALALIGNPKVAILDELTTGLDPQARRDTWELISGVRDRGVTLLLVTHFMEEAERLCDRIAVIDRGEVVALNTPAGLVEQTATADQTIRFRPSAPIEDALLTALPEVTRINRHGDRIEVVGTGNLLHAVTSVLASNGIVAVELRLEQATLDDAFVRLTGRTAEETPR
- a CDS encoding glycosyltransferase; this encodes MRIAMISEQASPLGSGDQHAHVAELSEALVELGHDVRVYTRRDDPDAAEVVLTPSGVRVVHVAAGPAQPVPEDLLLPHMGEFARVLSEQWRDSDWAPEVAHAHFWTSGLAAVTAARQIGIPVVQSFHELGAVEPHGKNPQGPSRSGYERALGRAVDRVVAQTQDEVRGLVRIGVPRARLSVVPSGVNSDRFTPEGPSVPRDPERPRILSVGKLVERKGFGDVIQAMRYVPGAEMIVVGGPSPEQLPGDPGAKALRAMAEQFQVADRFKLVGAVPRNDMPSWYRSADLLVGNPWEEHSALEAMACGVPIIGTAEGALTETVVDGLTGDLVPARDPRAMGGALRRLVNDKVRRFTYATAALDRARQAYSWKRVAAQVGSIYSSLRRTSSSVEASTEAVA
- a CDS encoding SRPBCC family protein; protein product: MARVTRTVQAPPDRVFEVLADGWTYSDWVVGTVHIRDVEPSWPQPGSKLHHKAGPWPLSLHDSSTVLICEPGRRLKLNAGLWPLGAAVVDILLEPAGESATRVIIEEDFEEGPLRWARNKLNDLVLHQRNVETLRRLADIVERDRETQR
- a CDS encoding phytoene desaturase family protein, with the protein product METVDAIVVGAGHNGLVAANLLADAGWSVRVLEATPQPGGAVRSGFVTAPGYLSDLFSSFYPLGYASPVMKALQLGEQGLRWTHAPDVFTHLLPDGRAATVNRDLAKTMESMEQFAAGDGERWRQAYQDWRDVSGPMLDTLFTPFPPVRAGLGLARQLRVSGALRLARRLVLSVREIGAELFEGEGAKLALAGCALHTDLSPEEAGGGVYGWLLAMLGQEFGWPVPVGGAQEITSALVKRFPGEIVYNAPVSRVLVARGQAMGVRTADGRDWRARRAVIADVPAPALFLDMVGERWLPSRFVEDLAHFRWDGATVKVDWAVRTRMPWRNPAAAGAGTVHLGADLNGLTRYSARLATDELPDHPFLLLGQMTTADPTHSPEGTESVWAYTHLPHRRSWKAEEIDEHVQRMEAVVEEHAPGFRSQVEARNVFSPADLERENPSLVGGALGGGTAAAYQQLFLRPVPGLGRPDTPVDRLFLGSASAHPGGGVHGAPGANAARAAIARDRALTGGLYRAVISGAHRAIYR
- a CDS encoding SRPBCC family protein, with the protein product MSTVTEFVDVNVPVRTAYNQWTQFEEFPRFMEGVQEISQIDDTHTHWKTEIAGVKREFDAEITEQLPDERVAWHATGGEKQAGVVTFHRLDDDHTRVTVQMDFDPQGIVETAGDKLGILDRRVKGDLHRFKEFIESRGGIETGAWRGQVDRPGN
- a CDS encoding DUF6401 family natural product biosynthesis protein, coding for MNGLFSNAAARAAQRSAHASLADLTAAVGVSGIAAAQENPGLMSVIDQHAAGVRDSLEADSRPLTAILLAAYAEGVRDAAFQHGWAAPEGPIDWTENDWVLRRLLAVCMLSRSLPAPR